The following are from one region of the Tachysurus fulvidraco isolate hzauxx_2018 chromosome 15, HZAU_PFXX_2.0, whole genome shotgun sequence genome:
- the grin2ca gene encoding glutamate receptor, ionotropic, N-methyl D-aspartate 2Ca, which translates to MGVRLGLLSDALWPPLLLMLLVCAWHCCWGRPFTMPDPTVNVAVVFSGSAYQVEIKGRLSRENFLDLPLEVNPITVLVNDSNPRALLTRICDTLAANRVHGVVFEDNIGSEAVAQILDFISTQTSVPIVGISGGSAVVLPYKDDGSNFLQLGASIEQQINGMFKVMEEYNWDSFAVVTSQYPGYEAFVDYIHSFTDTSYFLWELQNVLTFDMSSDSMNDLRARRLLQQIDAQVLLVYCSFEEAQYLFSMAREVGLVGPGYIWIVPSLAVGNPNLPPPDSFPVGLISIITDRWKMSLRNRVRDGVAIIVKSVESFHKHRGFVPDGHADCQSSPVQPENNDTLFRHMLNVSWDHTDFSFNSDGYLVNPSMIVITLDRDRQWDKVGNYESGILQMRYPVWPRYGTYLEPVADNRHLTVATLEERPFVIVEAVDPSTGTCLSNTVPCRRQSNKTETIIGDTEPYTKLCCKGFCIDILKKLSRNIKFSYDLYLVTNGKHGKLVRGVWNGMIGEVVYKRADMAIGSLTINEERSEIIDFSVPFVETGISVMVARSNGTVSPSAFLEPYSPAVWVMMFVMCLTVVAVTVFVFEYFSPVGYNRSLVSAKDPGGPTFTIGKSVWLLWGIVFNNSVPIENPKGTTSKIMVLVWAFFAVIFLASYTANLAAFMIQEQYIDTVSGLSDKKFQKPQEQYPPFRFGTVPNGSTERNIRSNYPEMHSHMVKYNQKGVEDALNSLKTGKLDAFIYDAAVLNYMAGKDEGCKLVTIGSGKVFATTGYGIALQKESRWKRPIDLALLQFLADGDTQKLQTVWLTGICRNEKKEVMSSKLDIDNMAGVFYMLLVAMGLSLLVFAWEHLLYWKLRHSVHKSERLDFLLAISRGIYSCFNGVEDTDQNGSIQSPDVTSSYTQANMLKMLKTAKDIVSSARVENSLDNATKTIENWSRRAPEASKPILPTRLISTDASHGRLPYISSVTSNHTPYTQRALTPTFPLHYGNSATLIEKPRVVTRPTTLRYTLPARTNHHHIYERTLPISSLSSPHIAMRDPPPPTAPKPHHSTRLFMDSQGCHQMAPSFLPYREFHVPDIYVEHQDPPESRKLYNEGHGRKKRSHSYVAPSPEPRRRNDYDEPTSCLAELRANQLLENHAHTSPCMGSHYQRPSGSCNSCMKPYLEPDTDDVPLLGKEKLNRRASFLRATWGGDKLWHVDEKPSTSASSSSRINMPDLFPRVVVANPKPSKMYANSSNNFCYNMPAEPAYLDPAHMGSYPYKPQKLKYSHSTRLPSYREAILQNAAALRRSSSTVVHRHYSTYLNSYTDLPVYMGPLPQGPAHFYDHSKDMCHLFPCINHCTNDATLVTRIGGRPIMYENTAFRGYEGAGCSREEPSLQPLHSLPPSSKNRDRRQVLVARRLNSPYVPKPWGRVSSLESEV; encoded by the exons GATGATGGCTCCAACTTCTTGCAGCTGGGTGCTTCCATTGAGCAGCAGATCAATGGCATGTTCAAAGTAATGGAGGAGTACAATTGGGACAGTTTTGCAGTGGTGACTAGCCAGTACCCTGGTTATGAGGCCTTTGTGGACTACATCCACTCCTTCACAGACACCTCGTACTTTCTGTGGGAGCTACAGAACGTACTGACATTTGACATGTCATCTGATAGCATGAATGACCTGCGTGCTCGGCGTCTGCTACAGCAGATCGATGCTCAGGTGCTGCTCGTCTACTGCTCATTTGAAGAGGCTCAGTATCTCTTTAGCATGGCCAGAGAAGTGGGCCTGGTTGGACCTGGTTATATTTGGATCGTCCCCAGTCTTGCAGTGGGCAACCCCAATCTCCCACCACCTGACAGCTTCCCTGTTGGCCTAATCAGCATCATCACAGACCGGTGGAAGATGAGTCTAAGGAACAGGGTGAGGGACGGCGTGGCTATCATAGTGAAATCGGTGGAGAGTTTCCACAAGCACAGGGGCTTTGTTCCTGATGGACATGCTGACTGTCAGTCCAGTCCAGTGCAGCCAGaaaacaatgacacactcttcag GCATATGCTGAATGTGTCATGGGATCACACAGACTTTTCATTCAACAGTGATGGATACCTTGTTAACCCTTCCATGATTGTCATTACACTGGACCGGGACAGGCAATGGGACAAG GTGGGAAATTACGAGTCTGGTATACTGCAGATGCGCTATCCTGTCTGGCCTCGTTATGGAACGTACTTGGAGCCAGTGGCTGATAACCGCCATTTAACAGTAGCCACCCTTGAAGAAAGGCCATTTGTGATAGTGGAGGCTGTAGACCCCAGCACTGGCACCTGCCTCAGCAACACTGTGCCCTGCAGACGCCAGTCAAACAAGACAGAGAC GATCATCGGTGATACTGAGCCCTACACCAAACTGTGCTGTAAAGGCTTTTGCATTGACATCCTAAAGAAACTTTCCCGTAACATTAAGTTCTCCTACGATCTCTATCTGGTCACCAACGGCAAACATGGCAAGCTCGTCCGAGGTGTTTGGAATGGCATGATTGGAGAG GTGGTTTATAAGAGGGCAGACATGGCCATTGGGTCTCTCACTATAAACGAAGAGCGCTCTGAGATCATTGATTTTTCAGTGCCGTTTGTGGAGACAGGGATCAGTGTGATGGTGGCCAGGAGCAATGGAACTGTGTCTCCGTCTGCCTTTTTGG AGCCCTACAGCCCTGCTGTGTGGGTGATGATGTTTGTGATGTGCCTGACAGTGGTGGCCGTGACTGTCTTTGTGTTTGAGTACTTCAGCCCTGTAGGGTACAACCGTAGCCTGGTCAGTGCAAAAG ATCCTGGTGGGCCAACCTTTACCATTGGGAAATCAGTGTGGCTGCTTTGGGGGATTGTCTTCAACAATTCTGTGCCAATCGAGAACCCAAAGGGGACCACGAGCAAGATCATGGTGCTGGTATGGGCCTTCTTCGCTGTCATCTTCCTGGCGAGTTACACAGCCAACCTAGCAGCATTCATGATCCAAGAGCAGTACATTGACACAGTTTCTGGACTGAGTGACAAAAAA TTCCAGAAACCACAGGAGCAGTATCCACCATTTCGCTTCGGTACAGTGCCTAATGGCAGCACAGAGCGGAATATAAGAAGCAACTATCCTGAGATGCACTCCCACATGGTCAAGTACAACCAAAAGGGCGTGGAAGATGCTTTGAACAGCCTTAAAACTGG CAAACTTGATGCCTTTATTTATGATGCCGCCGTGCTGAACTACATGGCTGGTAAAGATGAGGGCTGTAAACTGGTGACCATTGGAAGTGGGAAGGTTTTCGCAACTACAGGCTACGGCATTGCATTACAGAAGGAGTCCCGCTGGAAACGGCCCATTGACCTTGCCCTCCTCCAGTTTCTTGCTGATG gtgATACTCAGAAGCTGCAGACAGTGTGGCTAACTGGAATATGCCGCAATGAGAAGAAAGAAGTGATGAGCTCCAAGCTGGACATTGACAACATGGCTGGAGTGTTCTACATGTTGCTGGTGGCCATGGGTCTCAGTCTGCTGGTGTTTGCCTGGGAACACTTGCTCTATTGGAAACTTCGCCACTCTGTGCACAAGTCTGAACGCCTCGACTTCTTACTGGCAATCAGTAGG GGTATCTACAGCTGCTTCAATGGTGTGGAGGATACAGACCAGAACGGAAGTATACAGAGCCCAGATGTCACTAGCAGTTACACCCAGGCCAACATGCTAAAGATGCTTAAGACAGCCAAGGATATTGTCTCCTCAGCCAGAGTGGAGAACTCCTTGGACAATGCCACTAAGACGATTGAGAATTGGAGCCGCAGAGCTCCAGAAGCTTCAAAACCTATTCTTCCGACCCGTCTCATTAGCACTGATGCCAGTCATGGTCGTCTTCCCTATATTTCCAGTGTCACCAGCAACCATACACCTTACACCCAGAGGGCACTGACTCCCACTTTCCCCCTGCATTATGGAAACAGTGCCACCTTGATAGAGAAACCTCGAGTAGTGACAAGACCTACCACGTTACGGTACACTCTTCCCGCACGGACGAATCACCATCATATATATGAACGGACACTACCTATTTCTAGTCTGAGCAGTCCCCATATTGCTATGAGGGACCCCCCACCTCCTACAGCCCCAAAGCCACACCACAGCACCAGGCTATTCATGGACAGCCAGGGCTGCCACCAAATGGCCCCCTCCTTTCTCCCTTACCGTGAGTTCCATGTCCCGGATATCTATGTGGAACACCAAGACCCTCCCGAGAGCCGGAAACTGTACAATGAAGGACATGGCCGCAAGAAGAGGTCCCACAGCTATGTGGCACCGTCACCAGAACCCCGGCGCAGGAATGATTATGATGAACCAACCTCTTGCCTGGCTGAGCTTAGAGCTAATCAGCTCCTAGAAAACCATGCCCATACTTCACCCTGCATGGGAAGCCACTACCAAAGGCCCAGTGGCAGCTGCAACTCCTGCATGAAACCATACCTTGAGCCAGATACGGATGACGTCCCTTTGCTGGGAAAGGAAAAATTGAACCGTCGCGCCTCTTTCCTCAGGGCCACATGGGGTGGTGACAAGTTGTGGCATGTAGATGAGAAGCCTTCAACGTCTGCATCTTCTTCTAGTCGAATCAACATGCCTGACCTCTTTCCCCGTGTAGTGGTAGCTAATCCCAAGCCTTCAAAGATGTATGCCAATTCTAGTAACAACTTTTGCTACAATATGCCAGCTGAGCCAGCCTATCTTGACCCAGCTCACATGGGTTCCTATCCTTACAAGCCACAGAAACTCAAATACTCTCATTCTACTCGCCTTCCCTCATACCGTGAGGCAATTCTTCAGAATGCAGCAGCTCTGCGGCGATCTTCTTCCACAGTCGTGCACAGACATTACTCCACCTACCTGAACTCTTACACTGACTTGCCAGTATACATGGGCCCGCTTCCACAGGGGCCTGCACATTTCTATGATCACTCCAAAGACATGTGTCATCTGTTCCCCTGTATCAACCACTGCACAAATGATGCTACCCTGGTAACCCGGATAGGTGGAAGGCCTATCATGTATGAAAACACTGCTTTTAGAGGCTACGAGGGTGCTGGATGTTCACGTGAAGAACCATCTCTGCAGCCACTGCACAGTTTACCACCCTCATCTAAGAACAGGGACCGCAGACAGGTTTTGGTGGCACGGAGGCTTAACAGTCCCTATGTACCAAAGCCCTGGGGCAGAGTGTCTAGTCTGGAGTCTGAAGTCTAA